From Weissella diestrammenae, a single genomic window includes:
- the parE gene encoding DNA topoisomerase IV subunit B, which produces MAKQNTYDEGDITVLEGLEAVRKRPGMYIGSTDSKGLHHLVYEIFDNAVDEALAGFGDEINVTIHQDNAITVVDHGRGMPVGMHASGKPTPEVILTVLHAGGKFGQGGYKTSGGLHGVGSSVVNALSSRLTVTIVRDGEKYQEHFINGGHPDGTLEKLGKTKAGNGTTVTFKPDSSIFSTTIYNFDILAERLRESAFLLKDVKITLTDERAGQEREEVYHYSDGLKAFAQYLNEDKTTMGGIMYFDGTEKGIEVEVAAQYNDGYSETMMSFVNNVRTPGGGTHEAGLRSAWTKAFNDYARKVNLLKEKDKNLEGSDVREGLSAVISLRIPEDLLQFEGQTKEKLGTPEARSIVDSIIAEQLGFYLMENGEFSQELIRKSLRAREAREAARKAREDARTGKKKGSKDRILSGKLTPAQSKNAKQNELFLVEGDSAGGSAKQGRDRKFQAILPLRGKVLNTEKAKLADIMKNEEIATMIYTIGAGVGSEFDVSDANYDKIIIMTDADDDGAHIQTLLLTFFYKYMRPLIEAGKVYIALPPLYMLRKGTKKQTITYAWTNDQLAQKEQEIGQGYTLQRFKGLGEMNAEQLWDTTMNPETRTLIRITIDDAMTAEKRVTTLMGDKVEPRRKWIENHVAFTLADEASILDKQDAQELVSDQSPEIEPVEQKDISESDDSTSQVGATGDMTAAIESDSDLDDFFVAPVIETWED; this is translated from the coding sequence ATGGCAAAGCAAAATACCTACGATGAAGGTGATATTACAGTCCTAGAAGGATTGGAAGCCGTTCGTAAACGGCCAGGAATGTATATTGGTTCAACTGACAGCAAAGGGTTGCATCACTTAGTTTATGAAATATTCGATAATGCGGTTGATGAGGCATTGGCCGGCTTTGGAGATGAAATTAATGTTACAATTCACCAAGATAACGCCATTACTGTGGTGGATCATGGCCGTGGTATGCCTGTGGGAATGCATGCATCCGGTAAACCAACGCCAGAAGTCATTCTCACAGTGTTACATGCTGGTGGAAAGTTTGGCCAAGGTGGATATAAGACGTCTGGTGGGTTACATGGTGTTGGTTCATCAGTTGTCAACGCCTTATCATCTCGTTTGACAGTCACAATTGTGCGAGACGGTGAAAAATATCAAGAGCACTTCATTAACGGTGGTCATCCAGATGGTACATTAGAAAAGCTGGGAAAAACAAAAGCTGGTAATGGAACAACAGTGACCTTTAAACCAGATAGCAGCATTTTTTCAACAACAATATATAATTTTGATATTTTAGCTGAACGCTTACGAGAATCAGCTTTTCTGTTGAAGGATGTCAAAATCACATTGACTGATGAACGGGCGGGTCAAGAGCGCGAAGAAGTCTATCATTATTCAGATGGCTTGAAGGCGTTTGCGCAATATTTAAATGAAGACAAAACGACCATGGGTGGCATTATGTACTTTGATGGCACTGAAAAAGGAATTGAAGTAGAAGTTGCTGCCCAATATAATGACGGTTACTCTGAAACAATGATGTCATTTGTCAACAATGTTCGAACGCCAGGGGGCGGAACGCATGAGGCTGGATTACGTTCAGCTTGGACAAAAGCATTTAATGATTATGCTCGTAAGGTAAACCTGCTGAAAGAAAAAGATAAAAATTTAGAAGGTTCAGACGTTCGTGAAGGATTGTCAGCTGTGATTTCATTGAGAATTCCAGAAGACTTGCTTCAATTTGAAGGACAAACGAAAGAAAAGCTTGGCACGCCAGAAGCACGTTCAATTGTAGATAGTATCATTGCTGAGCAGCTCGGCTTTTATTTGATGGAGAACGGGGAGTTTTCACAAGAACTAATTCGCAAATCGTTACGAGCCCGAGAAGCCCGAGAGGCTGCCCGTAAAGCGCGTGAAGATGCGCGAACAGGTAAGAAAAAGGGTAGCAAAGATCGAATTCTATCTGGAAAATTAACACCTGCTCAGTCAAAGAATGCTAAACAAAATGAATTATTCCTCGTTGAGGGAGATTCTGCTGGTGGTTCAGCTAAACAAGGCCGCGATCGAAAGTTTCAAGCAATTTTGCCATTACGTGGGAAAGTCTTGAATACGGAAAAAGCCAAACTAGCTGACATTATGAAAAACGAAGAAATTGCAACAATGATTTATACCATTGGTGCAGGCGTTGGTAGCGAATTTGATGTCAGTGACGCGAATTACGATAAAATCATTATTATGACCGACGCCGATGACGATGGTGCGCATATTCAAACGTTATTGTTGACGTTTTTCTATAAGTATATGCGGCCATTGATTGAGGCTGGAAAAGTCTATATCGCATTACCACCGTTGTATATGCTGCGTAAGGGAACCAAGAAACAGACCATTACTTATGCTTGGACGAATGATCAATTAGCGCAAAAAGAACAAGAAATTGGTCAAGGCTATACGTTACAACGCTTTAAGGGTTTGGGTGAAATGAACGCTGAACAATTGTGGGATACAACCATGAACCCAGAGACAAGAACATTAATTCGAATTACGATTGATGATGCAATGACCGCTGAAAAGCGAGTGACCACTTTGATGGGTGATAAAGTTGAACCGCGGCGTAAGTGGATTGAAAATCACGTGGCCTTTACTTTGGCCGACGAGGCGTCAATCCTAGATAAGCAGGACGCACAAGAATTAGTATCAGATCAATCACCTGAGATTGAACCGGTCGAGCAGAAGGATATTTCTGAAAGTGATGATTCTACAAGTCAAGTCGGTGCAACCGGTGATATGACGGCAGCTATTGAAAGTGATTCAGACTTAGATGACTTTTTCGTTGCGCCAGTGATTGAAACGTGGGAAGACTGA
- a CDS encoding YigZ family protein, whose translation MAELYLTIAEPAFSFTKEIKKSKFIVSLFRITSEVQAKQLIDELNQTHRKANHNVWAYVLGASDQVQRYSDDGEPSGTAGVPMLEVLKNNGLHDVIAIQTRYFGGIKLGAGGLIRAYAGTLADAIVAVGLVKRIQLTQVSVIVPYAQFEVLQYWLTQNEYVIQETKFTEAVEMLVLVAQQDTDQFKSLIQTQTNGIGQIQLGAATYADVPFNKTISAQTPTRQ comes from the coding sequence ATGGCAGAATTATATTTGACCATTGCAGAACCTGCTTTTTCTTTTACCAAAGAAATAAAGAAGTCAAAATTCATTGTGTCATTATTCCGAATTACGTCGGAAGTACAGGCAAAGCAATTAATCGATGAGTTAAATCAAACGCATCGAAAGGCCAATCATAACGTTTGGGCCTATGTATTAGGAGCGAGTGATCAGGTTCAACGTTATTCTGATGATGGTGAACCCAGTGGCACAGCTGGGGTGCCTATGTTAGAAGTCTTAAAAAATAATGGGTTACATGATGTGATTGCGATTCAAACACGTTATTTTGGTGGTATTAAGCTAGGAGCAGGTGGTCTCATCCGGGCGTATGCAGGAACCCTGGCGGATGCGATTGTGGCTGTTGGTTTAGTGAAACGGATTCAATTGACACAAGTCAGTGTAATAGTACCATACGCACAATTTGAAGTATTGCAATATTGGTTGACGCAAAATGAGTATGTTATTCAGGAAACTAAATTTACTGAAGCCGTTGAGATGCTTGTTTTGGTTGCACAACAGGATACTGACCAATTTAAAAGTCTGATTCAAACACAAACTAATGGTATTGGACAAATTCAGTTGGGGGCAGCAACCTATGCCGACGTGCCCTTCAATAAAACCATTTCAGCACAAACGCCAACTAGGCAATAA
- the obgE gene encoding GTPase ObgE, translated as MAFVDQVKIFVKGGKGGDGAVSFRHEKYINMGGPFGGDGGHGGDVVMVVDEGLRTLMDFRYKRHFKATPGGNGATKGMTGASADDTIIRVPQGTTVTNAETGEIIGDLVDKDDRLVVAAGGRGGRGNIRFASSKNPAPEIAENGEPGAELDIQLELKVLADVGLVGFPSVGKSTLLSVVTAAKPKIAAYHFTTLVPNLGMVRLPDGRDFVMADLPGLIEGASEGVGLGIQFLRHVERTRVILHLIDMSGIDPDSDPYADYLKINAELAEYDPALLDRPQIIVPTKMDMPDAAETLTTFKTKLMADPDYDSETVIMPISSLTKEGLEPLMAKTADVLAETDAFIAKEMAAEPEASAMYEFKADEKPFEIIHEDDNYWILTGDKLETLFKRTNTNFTESLMRFARQLRTMGVDEALRDAGAVNGDTVQILDFQFEFED; from the coding sequence ATGGCGTTCGTTGATCAAGTAAAAATATTTGTTAAAGGTGGAAAAGGTGGCGATGGCGCTGTTTCTTTCCGACATGAGAAGTACATCAATATGGGGGGGCCTTTTGGTGGTGACGGGGGTCATGGCGGTGATGTTGTGATGGTCGTTGATGAGGGCCTTAGGACGTTAATGGATTTTCGGTATAAGCGTCATTTTAAAGCCACACCAGGTGGCAATGGTGCGACGAAAGGTATGACTGGGGCCTCAGCTGATGATACGATTATTCGTGTGCCACAAGGGACAACAGTGACTAATGCGGAAACCGGTGAAATTATTGGTGATCTGGTAGACAAAGATGATCGGTTGGTTGTCGCCGCCGGTGGTCGTGGTGGCCGTGGCAATATCCGCTTTGCCTCATCAAAGAATCCAGCACCTGAAATCGCTGAAAATGGTGAGCCAGGCGCTGAGCTTGATATTCAGCTTGAATTAAAAGTCCTAGCTGATGTGGGATTGGTCGGTTTCCCATCGGTTGGAAAATCAACTCTGCTGTCCGTTGTGACTGCTGCAAAACCAAAAATTGCCGCTTACCATTTCACAACGTTAGTGCCTAATTTAGGCATGGTTCGTTTACCTGATGGACGTGATTTTGTCATGGCGGATTTGCCTGGATTGATTGAAGGTGCGTCTGAAGGTGTGGGATTGGGAATTCAATTCTTGCGACACGTTGAACGGACACGGGTTATTTTACATTTGATTGATATGAGTGGAATTGATCCTGATAGTGATCCATATGCGGATTATTTAAAAATCAATGCTGAATTGGCTGAGTATGATCCAGCCTTATTAGATCGGCCACAAATTATTGTGCCAACCAAGATGGATATGCCAGACGCTGCAGAAACTTTGACTACGTTTAAAACCAAGCTAATGGCTGACCCAGATTATGATTCTGAAACAGTGATTATGCCAATTTCATCATTAACAAAAGAAGGCTTGGAACCTTTAATGGCAAAGACGGCCGATGTGCTTGCTGAGACAGATGCTTTCATTGCAAAAGAGATGGCAGCTGAACCTGAAGCAAGTGCCATGTACGAATTCAAGGCTGATGAGAAACCATTTGAAATTATTCATGAAGATGATAATTACTGGATTTTGACTGGGGATAAGCTGGAAACTTTGTTCAAGCGCACAAATACGAATTTCACAGAATCATTGATGCGATTTGCTAGACAGTTACGGACTATGGGGGTTGATGAAGCCTTGCGAGATGCCGGTGCGGTCAATGGTGATACGGTTCAGATTTTGGATTTCCAATTTGAATTTGAAGATTAA
- a CDS encoding DUF1653 domain-containing protein — protein MTNSVEKGQIYRHFKGHEYIVLHLAVDTANLTPLVVYQNIDQMVDDRIWVRRQTEFLDFHASGVKRFELIQKNDSLAK, from the coding sequence ATGACAAATAGTGTTGAAAAAGGTCAAATCTATCGGCATTTTAAAGGTCATGAGTACATTGTTTTACATTTAGCTGTGGATACCGCGAATTTAACACCCCTCGTGGTTTATCAGAACATTGATCAAATGGTTGATGACCGCATTTGGGTGCGACGCCAGACTGAATTTCTTGATTTTCATGCTTCTGGTGTCAAAAGATTTGAATTAATTCAAAAAAATGATAGTCTAGCGAAATGA
- a CDS encoding VanZ family protein, which yields MNRQEKQENLWLGVAFLMMVILFISSSQTYEQQNQQSFLHAVLKAQPGKHFLTHFRLNYAGQMHDASRDYFHYVEFLIRKSAHFLSYFIMGLGLFNGLKRRLNHWLLASVICYFVATGYAALDEYHQMQTGGRTPLFQDVMLDSYGALTAIITVTVWQTINQLKKVRKNDK from the coding sequence GTGAACAGACAAGAAAAGCAGGAAAATCTTTGGTTAGGTGTGGCTTTTTTAATGATGGTCATCTTGTTTATTTCAAGTAGTCAAACTTATGAGCAACAGAATCAGCAAAGTTTCTTGCATGCAGTGCTCAAAGCACAACCCGGTAAACATTTTTTAACGCATTTTCGATTAAATTATGCTGGCCAAATGCATGATGCCTCGCGCGACTATTTTCATTATGTTGAGTTTTTAATCCGTAAATCAGCGCATTTTCTAAGTTATTTCATTATGGGATTAGGACTATTTAATGGCTTAAAGCGGCGACTTAACCATTGGTTACTAGCGAGTGTGATTTGTTATTTTGTGGCAACTGGCTATGCGGCCCTTGATGAATATCATCAGATGCAAACCGGCGGTCGGACTCCGCTATTTCAAGATGTCATGTTGGATAGCTATGGGGCACTGACTGCTATTATCACTGTTACGGTATGGCAAACAATTAATCAATTAAAAAAGGTGAGGAAAAATGACAAATAG
- a CDS encoding amino acid ABC transporter ATP-binding protein, giving the protein MSVLMTIDKITKTYGTNEVLKGISNEVQEGEVIAILGPSGSGKSTFLRALNMLEAPSTGSIHFDGYDLTTLSESKLDEVREDLCMVFQSFNLFPNITVLENLLLAPTKVKGVGRQEAKKLALSLLDKVGLSDKADVYPSSLSGGQKQRVAIARALTMQPKMLLFDEPTSALDPEMVGEVLQVMQSLAEDGMTMLVVTHEMGFAKEVASKIWFMDGGYIQEEGTPTAFFEQTKTDRAKNFLAKILL; this is encoded by the coding sequence ATGTCGGTATTAATGACGATTGATAAAATAACAAAGACTTACGGTACAAATGAAGTTTTGAAAGGCATTTCAAATGAGGTACAAGAGGGTGAAGTGATTGCAATTCTTGGACCATCAGGTTCTGGAAAATCAACGTTTTTACGAGCGTTAAATATGTTAGAGGCGCCATCAACGGGATCTATTCATTTTGATGGTTATGATTTAACAACCCTCAGTGAAAGCAAACTGGATGAAGTTCGTGAAGATTTGTGTATGGTCTTTCAAAGCTTTAATTTATTCCCTAATATAACTGTGTTAGAGAATTTGCTATTAGCACCCACGAAAGTTAAAGGAGTTGGTCGTCAGGAAGCAAAAAAGTTGGCCCTTTCATTGCTCGATAAGGTAGGTCTATCAGATAAGGCAGATGTTTATCCGTCATCGCTATCTGGGGGACAGAAACAACGTGTTGCAATAGCACGGGCATTGACAATGCAACCTAAGATGTTATTATTTGATGAACCAACCTCTGCCCTTGATCCTGAAATGGTTGGTGAAGTCTTGCAGGTCATGCAATCATTAGCAGAAGATGGTATGACGATGTTGGTGGTAACGCATGAAATGGGGTTTGCAAAAGAAGTTGCCTCTAAGATTTGGTTTATGGATGGTGGATACATTCAAGAAGAGGGAACACCAACTGCATTTTTTGAACAGACCAAAACTGACCGAGCTAAAAATTTCTTAGCAAAAATCTTGTTATAA
- a CDS encoding DUF5105 domain-containing protein yields MKKSYLYGGIIGGIAVVVLGGFGIASLTGGSVGGPLDAKVTAANAVIINDIDESKRYVELDVKVNNKTSQSIKFDSKAFKLKNTKTNETTDMESSIVSDSIKVMSYGASVSPKSSAKEIVVFDLGKQSSLKNYELLIDSRDSNYKDQKQVEVKLSDVKLKDTTDKPAKALGAYISTIFEGKEALMYDKFVANDKSDDQKEFNKDAIAWMESNMFSNRSLEADAGNKLVQKLQAKNDKEAKVEYKVIEATPTTAEIEVTPTTASLQDSSDMIYDIIDAAIDSDSTSDMSYDQIETGAMNLFVDKFDDVLKEVKMKKDSYPEKIKLTNVDGKWKIDTTTDAYKSLSKKFMGSDY; encoded by the coding sequence ATGAAAAAATCATATTTGTATGGTGGAATAATTGGTGGAATCGCCGTTGTTGTCTTAGGTGGGTTTGGCATTGCGAGCTTAACAGGTGGATCGGTGGGTGGTCCCCTCGATGCAAAAGTAACTGCCGCAAATGCGGTTATTATTAATGATATTGACGAAAGCAAGCGTTACGTTGAACTAGATGTCAAAGTTAATAATAAGACGAGTCAATCAATTAAGTTTGATTCAAAAGCTTTCAAATTAAAAAATACTAAAACAAATGAAACAACTGATATGGAATCTTCAATTGTTTCAGATTCCATTAAGGTAATGAGTTATGGGGCAAGCGTTTCACCAAAATCAAGTGCAAAAGAAATTGTTGTATTCGATTTAGGAAAACAATCATCATTGAAAAATTATGAGTTGTTGATTGATTCACGTGACAGTAACTATAAAGATCAAAAGCAAGTTGAAGTAAAATTGTCAGATGTTAAATTGAAAGATACAACTGATAAACCAGCAAAAGCATTAGGTGCATATATTTCTACAATTTTTGAAGGAAAAGAAGCACTAATGTATGATAAGTTTGTGGCCAATGACAAGAGTGATGATCAAAAAGAATTTAATAAGGACGCAATAGCTTGGATGGAGTCAAACATGTTCTCTAACCGATCATTAGAGGCTGACGCTGGTAATAAACTCGTTCAAAAGTTACAAGCAAAGAATGATAAAGAAGCAAAGGTTGAGTATAAGGTGATTGAAGCAACACCAACGACGGCTGAAATTGAGGTCACACCAACGACGGCTTCTTTGCAAGATAGTTCAGATATGATTTATGACATCATTGATGCAGCTATTGATTCAGATTCAACTTCTGATATGTCATATGATCAAATCGAGACCGGTGCGATGAATCTATTCGTTGATAAGTTTGATGATGTTTTGAAAGAAGTGAAGATGAAGAAAGATTCATATCCTGAGAAAATCAAACTCACTAATGTCGATGGAAAATGGAAAATTGATACGACTACTGATGCATACAAGTCATTGAGTAAGAAGTTCATGGGTAGTGATTACTAA
- a CDS encoding TMEM175 family protein — protein sequence MNKNRLEAFTDAIIAIAATIMVLELRIPEVNSLHGLLEECPIFLAYLISFTLIYTVWYNHHNLFEKITQLSRRTYFLNGIWLFVLTLVPFASNWVGKSSNDTIAEFVFAFVLLLWSILFQILDRQVIKDNYSARRDATNTFGYRCILYGGYLSALIVAFMLPILSMLIIAIITISMTIQLFFID from the coding sequence ATGAATAAAAACAGATTGGAAGCGTTCACAGATGCGATTATTGCAATTGCTGCAACAATTATGGTTTTGGAACTACGAATTCCTGAGGTAAATAGTCTTCATGGTTTATTGGAAGAATGTCCAATTTTTCTAGCCTACTTGATTAGCTTTACATTAATTTATACGGTCTGGTATAATCACCACAACTTATTTGAAAAGATCACTCAGTTATCACGGCGAACATATTTTTTAAATGGTATATGGTTGTTTGTACTCACATTAGTACCGTTCGCCTCGAATTGGGTTGGAAAATCATCAAATGATACTATAGCAGAGTTTGTTTTCGCTTTTGTCTTGTTATTATGGAGTATTCTATTTCAAATACTAGACCGACAAGTTATTAAGGATAATTATAGTGCACGTCGAGATGCGACAAATACGTTCGGTTATCGGTGTATTTTGTATGGTGGCTATTTGAGTGCATTGATTGTAGCATTTATGTTACCAATTTTATCGATGTTAATCATTGCAATCATTACGATTAGTATGACCATTCAATTGTTTTTTATTGATTAG
- a CDS encoding TraX family protein, translated as MQNKQGMNGFQIKITGLISMVFDHIGEFFSFPIIFHWIGRLAAPIFLFESSEGFIHTRNRKKYMLRLLYGFWLMGIIDFVLSRYFSIGDTIVVNNIFGTLFLGTVYMTAISYFKGDRVQRSIVRGIAWFMVPILLGIGSLDLINIVGSNEIFLQLVLGWNILVPNILLVEGGFLLVALAVLFYIFHGNKMAQIASLFVVAAFSLIGKDFGQLFGNNYQWMMILAALPILWYNGEKGKNMRNFFYIFYPAHIIVLAVLAYYLH; from the coding sequence ATGCAAAATAAGCAAGGAATGAATGGGTTTCAAATTAAGATTACGGGTCTAATTTCAATGGTTTTCGACCATATTGGTGAATTTTTTAGTTTTCCAATTATTTTTCATTGGATCGGACGACTGGCAGCCCCAATCTTTTTGTTTGAAAGTTCGGAGGGATTTATTCATACAAGAAATCGTAAAAAATATATGTTACGTTTACTTTATGGATTTTGGTTAATGGGAATTATTGATTTCGTCTTAAGTCGATATTTTTCCATTGGTGATACGATTGTTGTCAACAACATTTTTGGAACCCTGTTTCTAGGTACCGTATACATGACTGCTATTAGCTACTTCAAGGGGGACCGTGTCCAACGATCAATCGTTCGTGGAATAGCGTGGTTTATGGTACCGATATTATTAGGTATTGGATCACTAGATCTGATTAATATTGTTGGAAGCAATGAAATTTTTCTGCAATTGGTCTTAGGCTGGAATATTTTGGTACCTAATATATTGCTAGTCGAAGGCGGATTTTTATTAGTTGCTTTGGCAGTATTGTTTTATATCTTTCATGGAAATAAAATGGCGCAAATTGCTTCATTATTTGTTGTGGCTGCATTTTCATTAATAGGAAAAGACTTTGGACAGTTATTTGGCAACAATTACCAATGGATGATGATACTCGCCGCTTTACCAATTCTCTGGTACAACGGTGAAAAGGGTAAGAACATGCGTAATTTCTTTTACATTTTTTATCCAGCCCATATTATTGTATTAGCAGTATTGGCCTATTATTTGCATTAA
- a CDS encoding MFS transporter: protein MEIKEWQVLRAIIATGIMSFSGVLIETSMNVTFPTLMNEFKTTANGVQWVTTAYLLAIAVIVPLSAYFIRNFSARRLFVISNIFFFGGVLTDSFAPNLLILLFGRVLQGIGTGIALPLMFHIILTKSPFEKRGAMMGIGTMTTSIAPAIGPTYGGVVLTVLGWRAIFWFLIPLVISSLILGLKSIPNEVTNKNDKFNFLAFISLSIGLASLLIAVEKMSGLWLGMSLLALGVFYFVNRKNVLLNISIFRNSAFSRLLLSVLVYQAMFLGLSFILPNYLQLGLHQSSTTAGLFMFPGAVIGSFLGPISGRLLDELGAVKPISFGLIVSTLAVIGMTLSFEHASIWQLLIWHMMMMVGSGMAVNNLMTATLTQLDQKVTADGNSILNTLQQFSGAAATAIVASLFASTQHIKPNGVMIGSRYGLIMLLILFIISLVTFISVVKRIKL, encoded by the coding sequence ATGGAAATAAAAGAATGGCAAGTATTGCGAGCCATAATTGCAACAGGAATTATGAGTTTTAGTGGTGTCCTAATCGAAACGTCGATGAATGTCACTTTTCCAACATTAATGAATGAGTTTAAAACGACTGCCAATGGTGTTCAATGGGTTACCACAGCTTATCTTCTTGCGATTGCCGTCATCGTACCATTGTCGGCATACTTCATTAGAAATTTTTCAGCACGCCGTTTATTTGTGATTTCAAACATATTTTTTTTTGGGGGTGTCCTGACTGATAGCTTCGCACCTAATTTGTTAATTTTATTATTTGGACGTGTGTTACAAGGAATTGGAACTGGAATCGCTTTGCCATTAATGTTTCACATTATTTTGACTAAATCCCCATTTGAAAAACGTGGTGCTATGATGGGAATTGGAACGATGACAACTTCTATCGCACCAGCAATCGGTCCAACGTACGGAGGGGTTGTTTTAACCGTACTTGGATGGCGAGCAATTTTTTGGTTCTTAATACCACTAGTCATTTCATCGTTAATTTTGGGCTTAAAATCAATTCCGAACGAAGTGACAAATAAAAATGACAAGTTCAATTTTCTGGCGTTCATTTCACTATCAATTGGGTTAGCCAGTTTGCTAATTGCAGTTGAAAAGATGTCTGGCCTTTGGTTGGGAATGAGTTTATTGGCATTAGGTGTCTTTTATTTTGTGAATCGGAAAAATGTTCTCTTAAATATATCAATTTTCAGAAATAGTGCGTTTTCGCGATTATTACTGAGCGTGCTAGTTTATCAAGCAATGTTCTTGGGCCTGTCATTTATCTTACCTAACTATCTACAGTTAGGATTGCATCAAAGCTCAACAACGGCAGGCTTATTCATGTTTCCTGGTGCGGTGATTGGATCATTTTTGGGTCCAATTTCTGGACGTTTACTTGATGAGCTCGGTGCTGTTAAACCAATTTCATTTGGACTAATTGTTTCGACGCTCGCTGTCATTGGTATGACACTTAGCTTTGAACATGCGTCAATATGGCAGTTATTAATATGGCACATGATGATGATGGTTGGTTCTGGTATGGCCGTTAATAATTTAATGACAGCAACATTAACGCAACTCGATCAAAAAGTGACCGCAGACGGGAATAGCATTTTAAATACATTGCAGCAATTTTCTGGTGCTGCAGCTACAGCAATTGTAGCGAGCTTGTTTGCGAGTACACAACACATTAAACCAAATGGCGTAATGATTGGTAGTCGCTATGGGCTCATTATGTTGTTGATACTGTTTATCATTTCATTGGTAACATTCATTTCGGTTGTAAAAAGAATAAAATTATAA
- a CDS encoding WxL protein host-binding domain-containing protein, whose protein sequence is MTTVILINLNQTIYGASKNDGDFKVLGIVQQTNMSLDDGNFMEIVRVQDHETVEFILYNVTNKTETIHIEKSKATNGLDGILTNDDDDNNIIDKNVKIPNKVKLKRDEQKKIKIKFKNLPKQIKGQYVELLTFTNKKTNTSSTYKIVIHNDKLNDDFRMKIENPELSYDKNYGLSVKLPVQNQSDFYRKDVKLTLIVRDKNERTILTKKKSIDAIVGRSNFALLYNQKLSKLKHGKYNVDVLVKIDGKTRTYHKKLVVNYRESIGLNPKNGRFNLIEIICIGIILIISVFVCIYMIFRIR, encoded by the coding sequence ATGACAACAGTTATCCTTATAAATCTTAACCAAACAATTTATGGGGCATCAAAAAATGATGGTGATTTCAAGGTTTTAGGAATTGTTCAACAAACTAATATGAGTCTCGATGATGGAAACTTCATGGAAATTGTTCGTGTGCAAGATCATGAAACTGTTGAATTTATTCTGTACAATGTTACCAATAAAACGGAAACAATTCATATTGAGAAGTCAAAAGCAACGAACGGGCTGGATGGTATATTAACGAATGATGATGACGATAATAATATCATCGATAAAAATGTTAAAATTCCAAATAAGGTAAAATTGAAAAGAGATGAACAAAAGAAAATAAAAATTAAGTTTAAAAATTTACCAAAACAAATAAAAGGACAATATGTTGAATTATTGACATTCACGAATAAAAAAACAAACACATCGTCAACATACAAAATCGTTATTCATAATGATAAATTGAATGATGATTTTAGAATGAAAATTGAAAACCCAGAATTATCGTATGATAAAAACTATGGCTTGTCAGTGAAGTTACCTGTACAGAATCAAAGTGATTTTTATCGAAAAGATGTAAAACTCACTTTGATTGTGCGTGATAAAAACGAACGGACAATTCTGACCAAGAAAAAGTCAATAGATGCCATTGTTGGTCGATCAAATTTCGCTCTCTTGTATAATCAAAAATTATCAAAGTTAAAACACGGAAAATATAATGTCGATGTTTTGGTTAAAATAGATGGTAAAACAAGAACTTATCATAAAAAATTAGTGGTAAACTATCGTGAAAGTATCGGCTTAAATCCTAAAAACGGCCGATTCAATCTAATTGAAATTATCTGTATTGGTATCATTTTAATAATTAGTGTTTTTGTATGTATTTACATGATTTTTAGAATAAGATAA